A genomic stretch from Myripristis murdjan chromosome 12, fMyrMur1.1, whole genome shotgun sequence includes:
- the LOC115369508 gene encoding oocyte zinc finger protein XlCOF6-like, producing MFSHETFQTQMSSVMEALVQAAVTELRRLLDECSAMAVQRCSHVPCVKSEEEEEEEEEGEVTLQEGTQQFNKAMTSKFASLMETWTKGAVEKMSLMLKASMAEGKPGAAAEKVGELKDKPTQKRVKAKAGRADGSKKQSPVNGSSRRRKKIEELRAPVRRKIKVNIANVAGQEEDKSGSRPSPDKEVPPATHEESVSELSEEDVAQDTTSTTVTTKTNKRKATVNPIKCPSCEKTFAQKCFFDRHFLCHSKPHLCSQCGKRFARPEGLVAHARRHTGEKLFKCSECGTEFAYKSTFNRHMRQHTVKKLSTHTCTFCEGQFAGALALQRHKCSALEKTFICSLCPKTFDCRQSLADHENLHSGERDFVCEMCGERFFSSSSLSTHRVTHMQKDTCCDELGLGCSDISVLQNHLSRHSGEKLFTCDVCGKGCSHLSALKHHMLTHTGERPYVCETCGKRCGHASALQNHMRIHTGQKPGQRPVCDVCGKYLSSMVKLKYHMNVHTGEKPYACDQCGKKFRNPSNLRKHNITHTGEKMYGCTICGRRFTQSGSLKLHRRIHTGERPYSCTVCSKAYFKRSELKKHQMVHMPHQSVDAQS from the exons ATGTTCAGTCACGAGACTTTTCAGACGCAGATGTCGTCCGTGATGGAGGCGCTGGTGCAGGCGGCGGTGACGGAGCTCCGGAGGCTGCTGGACGAGTGCTCGGCCATGGCCGTGCAGCGCTGCTCACATGTGCCCTGTGTGaagagtgaagaggaggaggaggaggaggaggagggtgaagtGACGCTGCAGGAGGGAACCCAGCAGTTTAACAAGGCCATgacg AGCAAGTTTGCATCCCTCATGGAAACATGGACCAAAGGCGCAGTGGAGAAAATGTCACTGATGTTGAAAGCGTCCATGGCTGAAGGTAAACCAGGTGCCGCTGCAGAGAAGGTGGGCGAATTGAAGGACAAGCCCACACAGAAGAGGGTCAAGGCAAAAGCAGGACGAGCTGATGGATCCAAAAAGC AATCTCCTGTCAATGGCTCATCCCgaaggagaaagaaaattgAGGAGCTTCGAGCACCAGTGAGACGGAAAATAAAAGTGAACATAG CTAATGTTGCCGGACAAGAAGAGGACAAATCCGGCTCCCGGCCTTCACCGGACAAGGAGGTTCCCCCGGCCACACATGAGGAGTCAGTCTCAGAACTAAGCGAGGAGGACGTGGCTCAGGACACCACTTCAACCACAGTCACAACCAAGACCAACAAGAGGAAGGCCACTGTGAATCCAATAAAGTGTCCCTCTTGTGAAAAAACGTTTgctcagaaatgttttttcgACAGGCACTTTTTGTGTCACTCCAAACCGCACCTGTGCTCCCAGTGCGGCAAACGTTTCGCCAGGCCGGAGGGGCTTGTTGCACATGCAAGACGTCACACGGGAGAGAAACTCTTCAAATGCTCAGAATGTGGGACGGAGTTCGCCTACAAGAGTACCTTTAACAGACACATGCGTCAACACACTGTAAAGAAACTGTCCACTCACACGTGCACATTTTGTGAGGGTCAGTTCGCAGGCGCGTTGGCGCTGCAAAGACACAAATGTTCTGCCTTGGAAAAAACGTTCATCTGCTCGCTTTGCCCCAAGACTTTTGATTGCAGGCAGAGTTTGGCCGATCATGAGAATCTTCATTCAGGGGAAAGAGACTTTGTTTGTGAAATGTGCGGGGAGCGTTTCTTTTCGTCCTCGTCTTTGTCCACTCACAGGGTAACTCATATGCAAAAGGACACGTGCTGTGACGAGCTCGGCCTCGGATGCAGCGATATAAGTGTTCTCCAAAACCATCTGAGCAGGCACTCTGGAGAAAAACTTTTCACCTGCGATGTTTGTGGCAAAGGTTGCAGCCATCTAAGCGCTCTCAAGCACCACATGCTTACCCACACGGGGGAGAGACCCTACGTTTGCGAGACGTGCGGCAAGCGCTGTGGCCACGCAAGTGCACTTCAAAACCACATGAGGATCCACACCGGGCAGAAACCAGGGCAGCGTCCGGTCTGCGATGTGTGCGGCAAATATCTCAGCAGCATGGTCAAACTCAAATATCACATGAATGTACATACGGGGGAAAAACCGTACGCCTGTGATCAGTGTGGCAAAAAGTTCCGCAACCCGAGCAATCTCAGAAAGCACAACATCACTCACACCGGCGAGAAAATGTACGGCTGTACCATTTGCGGTAGAAGGTTTACTCAGTCTGGCAGCCTCAAGTTGCACAGACGCATCCACACCGGTGAGAGGCCTTACAGTTGTACAGTTTGCAGTAAAGCATACTTCAAACGCTCCGAGTTAAAAAAGCATCAGATGGTTCACATGCCACACCAGTCAGTAGATGCAC
- the LOC115369115 gene encoding uncharacterized protein LOC115369115, protein MKVSRVLQLSILLVGLCLARHTPSPATHSSTQEAGQVPMSHVKMLSLGLGHLLQGVEENSGRVGRQVEQVTTELDGAAKTLENLHKQGVQAGRTHRQVRKDLQMLSAKGDRLERVVQDLQRGLRDLVAEQGAMELRMSQILQRVMSVSEPASGSQTQLNMSLMKVIVDKQARRLASLASEVTARERMIDRRLQHIEHLEKQVSSIRGGKASQQG, encoded by the exons ATGAAGGTTAGCCGAGTGCTACAGTTGTCCATTTTGCTTGTGGGCCTCTGTCTGGCCCGCCACACTCCATCGCCTGccacacactcctccacacaGGAGGCAGGTCAGGTTCCCATGTCCCACGTGAAGATGCTCTCGCTGGGCCTGGGTCACCTGCTCCAGGGGGTGGAGGAGAACTCTGGGCGTGTGGGGAGGCAGGTAGAGCAAGTGACAACAGAGCTGGACGGGGCTGCCAAGACTCTGGAAAATCTTCATAAGCAGGGTGTACAAGCAGGCAGGACTCACAGGCAG GTGAGGAAGGACCTACAGATGCTGAGTGCCAAGGGGGACAGGCTGGAGAGGGTGGTCCAGGACCTGCAGAGGGGGCTTAGGGATCTGGTGGCAGAGCAGGGAGCCATGGAGCTCAGGATGAGCCAAATCCTCCAGAGAGTGATGAGTGTGTCAGAGCCGGCGTCAGGGAGTCAAACACAGCTTAACATGAGCCTTATGAAG GTTATTGTGGATAAGCAGGCGAGACGGCTCGCCAGCTTGGCCTCAGAGGTTACAGCCCGAGAGAGAATGATTGACAGACGTCTGCAGCACATTGAACACCTGGAAAAACAG